Part of the Cercospora beticola chromosome 5, complete sequence genome is shown below.
ACGACATTCACGTCTGATAGTATCAACTGTACTACAACAAGAATTCTGTTGGGCGCGAGCAACGAACGATAGACTACTTCTTGAAGCCCTAACATATATTCAGCATCTGTAGACCACCTGCAGCCCGTATTCGTCTCCTAGCGGGCTATCTAAGCAGCGCATGCGGCTTTGTAGAAATCACATGCAAGGGCAGTACGTCCTGATCCGATCTCATTTGCACACATGCTGTGTATCGTTGCCAACATCGGCGAGCAGGATAGAACGGCATTGTAGCGTCTTCTTGGCCAGACATGAAGTAGTTCCCGCAGCAGCCGGACGAATGTGGCATGAGCATTTCGTGGTCATTCCAGTCCCACGGAGCCGAATTCCGGATTAGCTTTATCATGACCGACGAGAAGGATTCCAGCGGAACATGACACAGAAAAAGCATAGCAAGCATCAGGCTGCATGCCAAAGCCATGACCATTCTGCCAAGATCAAGAGGCGAGGTCAGTTGGAAGGAGGCATCCGCTAGCGTCTTGTCTAAGCGAGCCAATGAGTAAAACTATCGCCGACCCCCATCAAGCCTCAGGTTCAACATCACATCGCACTCCATCCCAATCGTAGCATTTCTCATTTTCCCCATCATGCTCACCACGAAACGACCCACGGAAACGACGGTTCTCTACACTGTATCGACACAATCTCCAAGCAAGACCATAATATCACGCCTCGGAACCACGATATCCTTGTCACTCCGGATCCTCGCTGGTCTTCTCATTCTCGCCTCTCTCGTGCTCGAATACGACCAAGCCTTGAACAAGCAAGCTGAGCATCAGGATGCTGGAAACTCATTGGTGTCTCTCGTAGTTCACAGTCCACTCGGACAGGTCGCAAaatatctcttcttcacttcccTATCTGGCCCCTGGCGACTCGCGATATATCTCATTACATTCTTGCTCATCTTCCGAAGAGGGCATACTGAGGAGTCGCTTTTGGTCATTCGAGGTCTTGGAGTCCAAACTACGACCAGTAGTCCTAATTACCTCTGGACCAACTCTACCAGGTTCATCCCCACAAGCTTGATTCAAGACATTTTCATCTACGAGGCATTCAAAGGATTTGAGGTCAGGTACTATTTAAGCATTGTTGTCgagggagaggaagatgttgttgttgttttcCCGGTATATCCCGTATCAAGTGAGGCGCGTACTGGAACTTTCTAACGGAGTCGAGCAGAGCATTTTACCACGACGTGAATTACTGGAACAAGTCTGGAGAGGAGCCAGGGCTTGCCTGTACGAACCAAAATCTGGATGAGTGTGGGATTTGTAACCAAATCAATTGGACTACTCATCAGCGTCTACATCACGCGCTGGTTTTCCCATTAGGCCTTTCCGCGCCGCGTAGCGCGCATTGACGGCATCTGGAGTCTCCATCTGCTCGCGTTTCGCCAGTGGAATATACGTTCCGACTGTTCGAGGCACAGCACTGCCATCGAAGACTCGAGCACTTTGTTCAATAGGCCGGGAGCCGACTTCGCTGATGACTGGCTTCTGCCCTTGTGCCGAAACAACGTTCATCAGACTCCACGCTAGGACCTCGTCCATTTTCCTCTTGCGCCAAAGGCCCCAGAGCTCGTCCATGATGCCATTGCGCCCGTGCTTACCATCTTCAACACCAGTGGTTGACCGCTTGGCCTGCTCTCGgccgccagcttcttcaccGATGTACACCCAGTTCATGGCGTCCTGGTAGCTGGACTTCGTTGCGCTATCATCCGCAGCGTGATCGGCATTCAGAACTTGCTCTTTGTCGGGAAATATGCAATCCCAGAGCACGAGTGGAACGTCACTCGCCATCTCATAATGCGGCTTGCCTGGTGTCTTCTGAACATCAAGCAAATCATCCACGACGCTAGGTTGTTCATAGCCTTGACCGACAAGGAACAGCACGGCAACGAGATGGCGGACCTGGTGCCATAGAAATGCACTGCCACGGACTTCGAAGTAGTAAAGCTTTGGCGATGCGCCATCACTTACCGCATTGTGGTGCGGGTCCACTTCATGTATACCAGCATGGAATATTCTGCGCTCCCAGTTCGTGATCTGTTTGCTGGGATCGACTTTACACAAATTGCGGAAGTCGTGCAATCCTTCATACTTCTTCGCTGCAACATTCATTGCCTCGATGTCAAGATATCCCTCTGCAGGTTTACTATTCTCGATTGGCTTGCTGCCAGGCAGTGGTGCAAAAGCTGGGTTCGTGAAAAAGTAACGATACCTTCGCTCTTTGCAGTTGAAGCGAGCGGAGAAATCTTCGCCAGGGTCGGGACACCATGCAAGGATACGAATGTCGGAGGGCAGGACACGGTTGATGAGCTGGATGTAGGGGAGCTCGTCTCGTATAGGATCAAACTCTTTTTCTGGTGGCGGAGGCTCCTTAACAGCATCTGGCATAGGACTGTCAGCGCCTTGACTCTCTGCGCCAGCGCTCACTTCGTTGGGCGCTGCTTGCTTTTTCGGCCTCGCACTGCGAACTCGTACGCCTATAACTTGTCCAAACGCGCTCACGCCACGATCTGTCCTGCCGCATTTGCTGTATTCAATGCCGTCCCAACAgacctcttcttcactttGCCCAGGTTTATGCTCAGGGAAGATGAGCTTCACCTTTCGCATTGCTTTCCACAGCTCTTCTTCAATCGTTGGTAGAGGCGTCGTATTGTTCGCATGATGCTCGAAGCCATTGTACTTTCCACCGAGATATGCAAACTTTAATGCGATCAGGCGCGTGTGATATCTGCTCGCATCGAACCTTTTGGGTtctttctttggcttcttcttcggggGAGCGGGTGATGTTCGAGAAGAGTGTCCGTTCGTATGCCTCGTGTTCTGCGATCGTAACTGTTCCTCCAGCTCGCTGACACGTCTGATCAGGTCTGCATTGGACCAGGACGTGTAATCTGTGGCCATCTTCGTGTATTGAGTAGTGAGGCTCGCCCTACACGCGACTTTACCAGCGGATGTAAATCTTCTTCGAGAGATGCACGTATATCCAGTCTGATAGGAGCGCGACAATGACGGCAGAGGCCAACACCTCATGCTTGTCCAGTGCAGAGAAGAGTCATGCTCGATGGATTGGTCTTGAAATCCAGGCCGAAGCCTCAGGCATTCCATCCGCACTTTCCTCCCGTCTCACGTCGTCGCTCACATGCATGCGCAGAACAACGACCAAGACCCAGTGTGGCATATTTTCATATCTACGCAGCCCAGTACTTTCTTTCATTCATTGTCATGCCCCGCGGTATATTGCCAGTCTTACCCACAAGCACCTgacctcttcctcgcttCAGGTATTGACCTTGCCCCATCTGACCAACAATGCCTCGCGACTGATCCCAAACAACTTCGCCTCGCAAGATGGTATATCTGGGCCAATTTCCGACCTCGATCCCTTCAAATGGTGTATAATCAATATCATGATGCAGCCTGCTTTGCGAGATTGTGGTCGCGCCTGTCTTGCCGGGATGCCAAATGACCAGATCAGCATCATACCCCGGCGCGATACTACCTTTGACGCCATCAAGTCCGTACAGCTTCGCAGGATTGGTTGCCGTCAGCTGAACGAATCGTGGCAGACTCAGCTTCGCAGTTGCTGCCTCCTGGCAAGCTGGAGTCTGGCCAAATAACAGTGCCATTCGAGTCTCAACACCAGGCAGTCCGTTTGGTATCTTGGAGAATCTGGCCACGCCGTCGACGATCCCAAGTTGCTTTCCGCCAGGATGGTCGTACTTGCTCGGAGCGTGATCAGAGGAGAAAGTGGTGAACGTCCCGTTGGCGATGTTCTGCCACAAGCCTTCCAGATCCTTGACTTCATGCCGCAACGGCGGCGAACAAACATGCTTCGCCCCAGAGAAATGGTCGTGTGGCTCGCCCTTTATCTTTTCAGACAGCAGGAATAGGTAGTGCGGACAAGTCTCTGCATGGATGGGCAGTAGTCTAGTCTGCGCCTCACGTACATGTGCTACTGCAACGTCGCTGCTCATATGGACGAGCAACATGGGCGCATCGGCCAATTCCGCCAAAGAGATTGCGCGGTACGATGCTTCGTCCTCGGCGATTCTGGGCCTAGCGATCGCATGAAAGAAAGTGTCAGTGTTCTTGTTCCTCTCAAGACCTTCGATGATCATGCTGATGATATCGTGCGATTCTGCATGTATCATGGTCGTCATGCCGAGCGCCTTACACGCGAATAATATCCTCAGGATCTCGCGATCATTCAACTTCATGGCTTCGTAGGTCACTGCAGATCGATCGACCAGTTAGCTCCCATTCTTACCAAGTCTTGGGGAGTCAACAAGAAACAGGCAGGACTCAATGCCACCGCCGCAACTTGCATCTCGGGGTAGCGTGGAACGTACTATAAAGCTTCACGGATGTGATACCCTCCTTCTCGACCAATACCGGCAGCTCATCTCGGATAATCTCAGGCGTAGGGTTGGTGAGAATGAAATGGAAGCCATAATCACAATAGACCTGATTCGTTGACTTCGATTTGTAGTCTTCCAACGTCGGCCAAAGTGTTTGCTCAGTCTTGGGTTGAGACGCAAAAGCGAGGATGGTAGTAGTGCCTCCCGCTATGGCAGAACGCGAGCCCGTCTCCCAAGTATCTCCAGTCGGCGAATTCTTCTGCGACAGATGAACATGGCTGTCTACACCTCCCGGGGTGATGTAGGCACCTTCGGCATCTATGATCCTGATCTTTGAGGATCGTGGTAAATTCGTGCCAATGCATGCGATCTTGCCATCTTTGACACCGATGTCTAGTCCTGCCGGCAGGACTTCGCTCGCTGTGACCAAAATGCCGTTCGTTACCACTAGATCGAAGTCCATGTTTATGGTCGCTGGCACAGCACTGG
Proteins encoded:
- a CDS encoding uncharacterized protein (BUSCO:EOG09263UAJ), giving the protein MATDYTSWSNADLIRRVSELEEQLRSQNTRHTNGHSSRTSPAPPKKKPKKEPKRFDASRYHTRLIALKFAYLGGKYNGFEHHANNTTPLPTIEEELWKAMRKVKLIFPEHKPGQSEEEVCWDGIEYSKCGRTDRGVSAFGQVIGVRVRSARPKKQAAPNEVSAGAESQGADSPMPDAVKEPPPPEKEFDPIRDELPYIQLINRVLPSDIRILAWCPDPGEDFSARFNCKERRYRYFFTNPAFAPLPGSKPIENSKPAEGYLDIEAMNVAAKKYEGLHDFRNLCKVDPSKQITNWERRIFHAGIHEVDPHHNAVSDGASPKLYYFEVRGSAFLWHQVRHLVAVLFLVGQGYEQPSVVDDLLDVQKTPGKPHYEMASDVPLVLWDCIFPDKEQVLNADHAADDSATKSSYQDAMNWVYIGEEAGGREQAKRSTTGVEDGKHGRNGIMDELWGLWRKRKMDEVLAWSLMNVVSAQGQKPVISEVGSRPIEQSARVFDGSAVPRTVGTYIPLAKREQMETPDAVNARYAARKGLMGKPARDVDADE
- a CDS encoding uncharacterized protein (MEROPS:MER0015112) gives rise to the protein MDFDLVVTNGILVTASEVLPAGLDIGVKDGKIACIGTNLPRSSKIRIIDAEGAYITPGGVDSHVHLSQKNSPTGDTWETGSRSAIAGGTTTILAFASQPKTEQTLWPTLEDYKSKSTNQVYCDYGFHFILTNPTPEIIRDELPVLVEKEGITSVKLYMTYEAMKLNDREILRILFACKALGMTTMIHAESHDIISMIIEGLERNKNTDTFFHAIARPRIAEDEASYRAISLAELADAPMLLVHMSSDVAVAHVREAQTRLLPIHAETCPHYLFLLSEKIKGEPHDHFSGAKHVCSPPLRHEVKDLEGLWQNIANGTFTTFSSDHAPSKYDHPGGKQLGIVDGVARFSKIPNGLPGVETRMALLFGQTPACQEAATAKLSLPRFVQLTATNPAKLYGLDGVKGSIAPGYDADLVIWHPGKTGATTISQSRLHHDIDYTPFEGIEVGNWPRYTILRGEVVWDQSRGIVGQMGQGQYLKRGRGQVLVGKTGNIPRGMTMNERKYWAA